The window CCGCCCGGCGCGCTTTGGGGAAACGATTACGTATCTCAACCGGCCGGGCTTGCGGTGGCGGCTGTTTCGGCATTAGCGCCGGTTGACATCAGACCGCGAAGGGGCAAATATGGTATACTGTTCATCGAAGCGCTTGCCCATGCGCCTCAGGAGTCAACTATGACCACGAAAGAGATTGACGCGCCGACCAGGGAGCCAACCTTGCCGTTGCGCATGAGCTACGAAGCGTATCTCGACTGGTGCGACGAAGATACCCATGCCGAATGGGTTGACGGTGAGGTAATCGTTCACATGCCGCCTTTTGACGTTCATCAACTTGTTCTGAACTACCTGAATCACTTGCTAGATCTATACGTTATTCAGCTGGATCTCGGAAAAGTGTTTATTGCTCCCTTCGAGATGCGCCTTCAGACCGAAAATAGCGCCCGCCAGCCGGATATTTTCGTCGTCATCGGCGAGAACCAAAAGCACCTCAGCCGCGAACGAATGGATGGCCCGGCCGATCTGGTGGTCGAGATCATCTCTCGCGACAGCGTCCGCCGCGACCGGCACGACAAATTCCAGGAATATCGCCGGGCCGGCGTGCGCGAATATTGGGTTATCGACCCGCGTCCCGGCCGAAACCGCGCCGATTTTTACCGGCTGGACGCGACGGGTGAGTACGAACTATATGCGACGGAAGACGATGAGCGAGTCGAGTCGGCGACCATCCCCGGCTTCTGGCTGCGCCCGGCCTGGTTGTGGCCCACCAGCCGCATGCCTTTGCTGGATGCCTTCTACGAAATTCGCGGTCTCACGGCCGAACAGACGGCCGAAATCCGCAAAATGCTGGGCACGAGTGGCGAGGCTGATTCAGCCGCCTAGCTCCAACCGCAGTTGCCCGATGATTTTCCGGTTCGTCACGGCGAAAGCGTAGCGCTCTACGTCGTCGAGCGTCACCCAGGCGTGGTCGGCCACGGCCAGATGTTGCGGTTCGCCGCCGTTGTAGGCGGCGTGGAAGGCGTGGACGGTGATGCGAAAATGGGTGAAGGCGTGGGCCACGGCGAGCACGAAGGCTCCCGGCTCGACCGCCAGCCCCAACTCCTCGCGAATCTCGCGCCGCAGCGCCTCCGGCATCGTCTCGCCCGGCTCGACCTTGCCGCCGGGGAATTCCCACAACCCGCCGAGCAGCCCGGCCGCCGGTCGCTGGGTGATGAGAAACCGACCTGTCCGCGTTGGCCCGCCGTCTTGCCAGATGACGGCCGCCACCACGTCATGGTGGGGTGTGGCGCGGCGCGCCGGGCGCACTGGCCGCTCCAACTGCGTGCCCCGCCGCCGGGCCAGGCAGAGCGCGTTCAGCGGACAGATGAGGCAATGCGGCGCTTGCGGCGTACAGATCTGCTGGCCCAGTTCCATGAGGGCCTCATTGAAGTCGCCGGGGCGCGTGGCGGGCAGGGCGGCCGCGGCCAGCGCCCAGAATTCGCGCTGCGCGGCCGGCTGCGTAATGTCCCGGTCGATGTCGAATAACCGGCTGAGGACGCGGATGACGTTGCCGTCCACGGCCGGCGCGGCCACGGCGAAGGCGATGGAGGCGATGGCCCCGGCGGTGTAGCGGCCGATGCCCGGCAGCTTCAACAATTCGTCCACGCCGCCGGGCAGACGGCCGCCATGCTCCTCGACAACGACCCGTGCCGCGGCATGGAGATTGCGCGCCCGGCTG is drawn from Candidatus Promineifilum breve and contains these coding sequences:
- a CDS encoding Uma2 family endonuclease, with amino-acid sequence MTTKEIDAPTREPTLPLRMSYEAYLDWCDEDTHAEWVDGEVIVHMPPFDVHQLVLNYLNHLLDLYVIQLDLGKVFIAPFEMRLQTENSARQPDIFVVIGENQKHLSRERMDGPADLVVEIISRDSVRRDRHDKFQEYRRAGVREYWVIDPRPGRNRADFYRLDATGEYELYATEDDERVESATIPGFWLRPAWLWPTSRMPLLDAFYEIRGLTAEQTAEIRKMLGTSGEADSAA
- the mutY gene encoding A/G-specific adenine glycosylase: MLNPTDLPTPLLAWWDAGHADLPWRRTKEPYAVWVAEIMLQQTQIAAVLPYYERWMARFPTVEALAGATLDEVLKVWEGLGYYSRARNLHAAARVVVEEHGGRLPGGVDELLKLPGIGRYTAGAIASIAFAVAAPAVDGNVIRVLSRLFDIDRDITQPAAQREFWALAAAALPATRPGDFNEALMELGQQICTPQAPHCLICPLNALCLARRRGTQLERPVRPARRATPHHDVVAAVIWQDGGPTRTGRFLITQRPAAGLLGGLWEFPGGKVEPGETMPEALRREIREELGLAVEPGAFVLAVAHAFTHFRITVHAFHAAYNGGEPQHLAVADHAWVTLDDVERYAFAVTNRKIIGQLRLELGG